Proteins encoded together in one Chryseobacterium sp. G0201 window:
- a CDS encoding acyl carrier protein, producing the protein MDTINTTVKLNHEELFTLLKGFITEVIGEEFVEEMDITPESSFTKDLEMDSIEIVSFSEKIKAHFGEQIDFTGWLSSMDLDELINLDLSMIINYIYECQ; encoded by the coding sequence ATGGACACTATAAACACAACAGTAAAATTAAATCACGAAGAATTATTTACCCTTTTAAAAGGTTTCATCACGGAGGTTATCGGTGAAGAATTTGTAGAGGAAATGGACATTACGCCTGAAAGTTCTTTCACAAAAGATCTGGAAATGGACAGCATCGAAATCGTCTCTTTTTCCGAGAAAATCAAAGCGCATTTTGGCGAGCAGATCGATTTCACGGGATGGCTGTCTTCAATGGATCTGGACGAATTGATTAACCTTGATTTAAGTATGATTATCAATTATATCTACGAATGCCAATAA
- a CDS encoding alpha/beta fold hydrolase → MPIISVNDKKVHIQELNKGAEQTVVMLHGMFSNLSIYYFNIAPILAKHFHVVMYDLKSHGMSERFTDGYDLENMSSDVLTLMDALNIEKAHLVGYSFGGLISLKTALKAPDRIEQLVVIEAPDPQDEKARNIIDEYSKEFLEHYIANFTDTTKVQMGKRQMEKNHRMYEFLFNQTSIKEDMIKEKHFLSKVGFSELKPTTLLLYGADSNCRPTGEWLNDQIGSSELKLIPGDHNIPIQEPVLIAETIAHFLSKSLKTLSQNHG, encoded by the coding sequence ATGCCAATAATCTCTGTAAACGATAAAAAGGTTCATATTCAGGAACTCAACAAAGGGGCTGAACAAACTGTGGTGATGCTCCACGGTATGTTCAGCAACCTTTCCATTTATTATTTTAATATTGCTCCGATTCTGGCAAAACACTTTCACGTCGTGATGTACGATTTGAAAAGTCATGGCATGAGCGAGCGTTTTACCGACGGTTACGATTTAGAAAATATGTCTTCCGATGTTTTAACGTTGATGGATGCTTTAAATATTGAAAAAGCACATCTTGTCGGCTATAGTTTTGGAGGATTAATTTCTTTAAAAACTGCTTTAAAAGCTCCCGATCGCATCGAGCAACTGGTCGTTATCGAAGCTCCCGATCCGCAGGACGAAAAAGCCAGAAATATTATTGATGAATACAGCAAAGAGTTTCTGGAGCATTATATAGCCAATTTTACCGACACCACAAAAGTGCAGATGGGCAAAAGACAGATGGAAAAAAATCATCGCATGTATGAGTTTTTGTTTAATCAGACCAGCATTAAAGAAGATATGATTAAGGAAAAACATTTCCTGAGCAAAGTTGGTTTTTCTGAATTAAAACCTACTACATTGTTACTATACGGCGCAGATTCCAATTGCAGACCGACAGGCGAATGGCTGAATGATCAAATCGGAAGTTCTGAATTAAAATTAATTCCCGGAGATCACAACATTCCGATTCAGGAACCTGTTTTGATTGCGGAAACTATCGCCCATTTTTTATCAAAATCATTAAAAACCTTATCACAAAACCATGGCTAA
- a CDS encoding glycosyltransferase, giving the protein MAKFVFIVPPLTGHVNPTLSIGATLLERGHQVAWISLDQNLQHKLPEGGELLLIQYDQTDEEKRDSENYLDIISKKVVYGIGSIKFLYEDVLIPLNRHCYNGIIPLLKEYQPDLVIGDHQLFAASIAAKKLGLPYATTVTAPAAIKIMSELPKVHEWEEKQIIALQQELGVEENRTLDCSDLLTLVLTSNYFFGEMDLTSNYQFTGPVLTERRVSCEFDWEKFNSNPRKKILVSIGTTFDHEHKKAFFQKVVDAFKDENLTVVVVSDPQLFEEWPENFMVYQQVPQLDLLPYLDGVVSHGGHNTVSEALSNGLPLVVIPIAYDQSHVAGRVVRTGAGERLNFNRFKAHHLNEAVRNILTNPEYKKAAEIVRESFIEAGGSTTAANLLENAITTSTMEKPKSRFLFVVPPFFGHISPTLSVGASLIARGHQVKWFGITPLDNKHIPEGGSYFYPEEDLIPYQDEIAKILKRQDDGPACSGPEVMKLALEETYVPFAKMMMPGLKTLTKDWQPNVIVNDCITFGGALFAHKNNIPCVTTTPVPPDVMGDIENSAPKIFEWQQNLIKQLQQEVGIEDDGIFIHSHHLNLIFTSQKFADFEEVPSHMKFVGPVKGRPNPAPFDWDKLNASTTPKIFVSLGTLLVDIRKAFFEKVIEAFADQPVTVIAATPPEIFEEWPSNFIVSSFVPQSALMPNMDAVICHGGFNTVNDTFTNGLPMLITPIAYDHFHIAKLIEKAGCGISIRYKRLRVEALRQTVFELLENPTYRNAAKEVQSSLINAGGNDRAVELLENFVEQSTLISV; this is encoded by the coding sequence ATGGCTAAATTTGTATTTATAGTTCCACCACTGACAGGTCATGTGAATCCTACCCTAAGCATCGGTGCTACTCTTCTGGAAAGAGGACATCAGGTGGCATGGATAAGTCTAGACCAAAATTTGCAACATAAACTTCCGGAAGGCGGAGAATTATTACTGATTCAATACGACCAAACAGACGAAGAAAAAAGAGATAGCGAAAACTATCTCGATATAATTTCCAAAAAAGTTGTCTATGGAATCGGCAGCATTAAATTTCTTTACGAAGACGTGCTGATTCCTTTAAACAGACATTGCTATAATGGAATTATTCCTTTATTAAAAGAATATCAACCCGATTTGGTGATCGGCGATCATCAGTTATTTGCGGCTTCCATTGCTGCGAAAAAATTGGGTCTTCCGTACGCAACGACCGTTACAGCTCCGGCTGCTATTAAAATTATGAGCGAGCTTCCCAAAGTTCATGAGTGGGAAGAAAAGCAGATTATTGCACTGCAACAGGAATTAGGCGTTGAAGAAAACCGTACTTTGGATTGTTCAGATTTATTGACGTTGGTTCTTACTTCCAATTATTTCTTTGGTGAAATGGATTTAACTTCCAATTATCAATTTACTGGTCCGGTTCTTACGGAACGCCGTGTTTCCTGTGAATTTGATTGGGAAAAATTCAACAGCAATCCAAGAAAGAAGATTTTGGTAAGCATCGGAACAACTTTCGATCACGAACATAAAAAAGCATTTTTCCAAAAAGTGGTTGATGCTTTTAAAGATGAAAACTTAACGGTTGTTGTGGTTTCAGATCCACAGCTTTTTGAAGAATGGCCGGAAAACTTTATGGTGTATCAGCAAGTTCCTCAATTGGATTTGTTACCTTATTTGGACGGTGTTGTTTCTCACGGCGGCCACAATACCGTTTCTGAGGCATTATCAAACGGTTTGCCTTTGGTGGTAATTCCGATCGCGTATGATCAGTCGCATGTTGCGGGACGTGTTGTGCGTACCGGAGCGGGTGAACGTCTTAATTTTAACAGATTTAAGGCGCATCATTTAAACGAAGCCGTACGAAATATTTTAACCAATCCTGAATATAAAAAAGCTGCAGAAATTGTCCGCGAATCTTTCATCGAAGCTGGTGGAAGTACTACCGCAGCCAATTTATTGGAAAACGCTATTACAACTTCAACAATGGAAAAACCAAAGTCTCGATTTTTATTTGTTGTTCCCCCATTTTTTGGACACATCAGTCCGACACTGAGCGTAGGAGCGAGTTTGATTGCCCGTGGTCATCAAGTAAAATGGTTCGGAATTACGCCTTTAGACAACAAGCATATTCCGGAAGGTGGAAGTTATTTTTATCCTGAAGAAGATTTGATTCCGTATCAGGATGAAATTGCAAAAATTTTAAAAAGACAGGACGACGGTCCCGCCTGTTCAGGACCTGAAGTCATGAAACTGGCTTTGGAAGAAACCTATGTTCCTTTTGCCAAAATGATGATGCCCGGTTTGAAAACGCTTACAAAAGACTGGCAGCCCAATGTGATAGTCAATGACTGTATCACTTTCGGAGGAGCGCTTTTTGCCCATAAGAATAATATTCCGTGTGTAACGACAACGCCTGTTCCGCCCGATGTGATGGGTGACATAGAGAACAGCGCACCGAAAATTTTCGAATGGCAGCAAAATTTAATTAAACAGCTTCAGCAAGAAGTCGGAATTGAAGATGATGGAATTTTCATTCATTCTCATCATTTGAATTTGATTTTTACCTCTCAAAAATTCGCTGATTTTGAAGAAGTTCCTTCTCATATGAAATTTGTAGGTCCTGTAAAAGGAAGACCAAATCCGGCGCCTTTTGATTGGGATAAATTAAACGCATCCACTACCCCAAAAATATTTGTTTCGTTGGGAACATTATTGGTGGATATCAGGAAAGCATTTTTCGAAAAAGTAATTGAAGCTTTTGCAGATCAGCCTGTAACCGTGATTGCCGCTACTCCACCGGAAATTTTTGAAGAATGGCCTTCCAATTTTATTGTGAGCAGCTTTGTTCCTCAATCTGCGTTGATGCCTAACATGGATGCAGTGATTTGTCATGGTGGTTTTAATACCGTTAATGATACTTTCACCAATGGTTTACCGATGTTAATTACTCCTATTGCTTATGATCATTTTCATATTGCAAAACTAATTGAAAAAGCAGGTTGCGGAATCAGTATCAGATATAAAAGATTACGTGTAGAAGCGCTTCGCCAGACTGTTTTTGAATTATTGGAAAATCCAACGTACAGAAATGCTGCGAAAGAGGTTCAATCGAGTTTAATCAACGCTGGCGGAAACGACCGTGCGGTAGAATTACTGGAGAATTTTGTAGAACAATCCACTTTAATTTCGGTTTAA
- a CDS encoding type I polyketide synthase — MKKTDVAVIGLSCVFPGAQDADTFWQNIVNKVDSTQLAPADRIDPVHFSDTTNPVDRFYCQRGGFISDYEFDPTAFGILPLAVEGTEPDHLLTLDLVQKALDDAGIFKKNISLEKTGIIIGKGNYTGPGATRAIEIVRTGEQISSLLKELLPEVSSADIEKVKHAFQEKKGRFAADTAMGLIPNLVASLVANRFNLGGAAFTVDAACASALIAVDHAVQELQRGRSDIMIAGGVHTGQNAAFWSIFAQLGALSHQQKIKPFSNDADGLLIGEGCGFMILKRLEDAVRDQDKIYAVIKGVGISSDGNGTSVMSPSVKGQLKALQQAWSNADLDENKIGYLEAHGTGTPLGDKTELQTLAQFFGKEEGAKIAGIGSVKSNIGHAMPAAGIAGLIKTCLALHHDTLPPTLYCENPTSEIQKTRFEPVQEAKSWSKTGLPKVAAVNAFGFGGINAHVVLEGYDMPKKDKVLILARPTHEELLSALQNNETVVGEGNFRVAIFEPTPARIEKTIKIVAKNNPWRNKQDIWYTNAPLLQNGEKVAFVFPGLDGLAKGEVESVSRYFNINTPIETEGKGLLNDALNIFNNCSILDNSLKKLGIIPDMNAGHSLGEWLAGYSSELAEVNSVKALIDVLNPETFELKDSKFIAIGAGIENIKPIIKEIQNVYISNDNCPNQVILCGSNSALDELVPVLKSKQIFHQILPFQSGFHSPFIADKLDVILAGMEKAQFQQTKIPLWSATTLEPYPSDQDAIRKLSAEHLVEPVRFRELTDKLYEEGARFFIQIGTGGLIGFIDDTLKGKAFSTIASSVATRSALAQFQRVVAALFVEGKTVALDFLDIQNQSKKSSGKGIKLELGSPIIRDFKEIQHLAKSIDTSKQKVTAAVAKSGHPLVQAFQDNISDMIKMQEEVLTLFQDRPKVSIPNVVLPKFQAPISKNFEKTLYVTLETHPYLIDHSLLRQPKGWYEVADMEPVIPMTMIFEQLAEIAQAEIPGSQVHKIMNVSVFQWMNVAKPFEKTVKGEWRSTHHAYLDIENFVNAEVLLTLSARTNPTFNLSIGEILPIERTPEEIYEMHMFHGEKYQGITEVSKVGTKGIIGKIKGNGGKGSLLDNAGQLFGLWLQLTLTKDRIAFPVKIKDIEFFGDLHDQDGVFECTCSLTEMNNEFAIGDILLTKNGKVWCKISGWQNRRLEIDAALWNVSMSPLHNRLSEEIAPEVFFFHQAYSRVASWDFILKRYFNQTEKEHHQTLLPNKRKSYMVSRVAVKDAVRNLLKKEKNHPCFPITFEIASDEVGKPYVIGDSTKDIYISLAHKGKDAVGIAKSGKPVGIDMEIIEERSSGFYDLVFTDNELALLKGKDQAEWTTRFWVAKEAYGKFIGTGLRGNPKNFEVEKITEDSLWINQTEIKTINHKNYIIGWTL; from the coding sequence TTGATCCCACCGCTTTCGGAATTTTACCATTAGCCGTTGAAGGGACTGAACCCGATCATCTTTTAACGCTTGATCTGGTTCAAAAAGCCTTAGACGATGCCGGAATATTTAAGAAAAATATTTCGCTCGAAAAAACAGGAATCATCATCGGGAAAGGGAATTATACCGGTCCCGGCGCAACTCGTGCTATCGAAATTGTAAGAACAGGCGAACAAATTTCTTCTTTATTAAAGGAATTGTTGCCCGAAGTTTCTTCCGCAGATATTGAAAAGGTAAAACACGCTTTTCAGGAAAAAAAAGGACGTTTTGCAGCCGATACCGCTATGGGATTAATTCCTAATCTTGTTGCATCTTTGGTTGCCAATCGTTTCAATTTGGGAGGTGCAGCTTTTACGGTTGATGCCGCTTGTGCGAGTGCTTTAATTGCAGTAGACCACGCGGTACAGGAACTTCAACGAGGTCGTTCTGACATTATGATTGCAGGTGGAGTTCATACCGGACAAAACGCTGCTTTCTGGAGTATTTTCGCTCAATTAGGAGCATTATCTCATCAACAAAAAATTAAGCCCTTTAGCAATGATGCAGATGGTTTATTAATTGGTGAAGGTTGCGGATTCATGATATTGAAAAGATTGGAGGATGCTGTTCGTGATCAGGATAAAATTTATGCAGTCATTAAAGGCGTTGGAATCAGCAGTGACGGTAACGGAACAAGTGTGATGAGTCCTTCTGTAAAAGGTCAGTTGAAAGCTTTACAACAAGCTTGGTCAAATGCAGATTTAGATGAAAACAAGATAGGTTATCTGGAAGCTCACGGAACGGGAACTCCGCTTGGTGACAAGACCGAATTGCAGACTTTAGCTCAGTTTTTCGGAAAAGAAGAAGGTGCTAAAATTGCCGGAATCGGATCTGTAAAATCAAATATCGGTCATGCCATGCCCGCCGCAGGAATTGCAGGTTTAATTAAAACTTGTCTGGCTCTACATCACGACACATTGCCACCAACTTTATACTGTGAAAATCCGACTTCGGAGATTCAGAAAACAAGATTCGAACCTGTTCAGGAAGCAAAAAGCTGGTCTAAAACAGGATTACCAAAAGTAGCTGCAGTCAATGCGTTCGGATTCGGAGGAATCAATGCTCATGTGGTATTGGAAGGTTATGATATGCCTAAAAAAGATAAGGTTTTAATCTTAGCTAGACCAACGCACGAAGAATTATTGTCTGCTTTACAAAATAATGAAACAGTCGTTGGAGAAGGAAATTTCCGCGTGGCGATTTTTGAACCAACTCCTGCAAGAATTGAAAAAACGATAAAAATTGTTGCTAAAAATAATCCTTGGCGCAACAAACAGGATATTTGGTACACCAACGCTCCTCTATTGCAGAATGGAGAAAAAGTAGCCTTCGTTTTTCCTGGATTAGATGGTTTGGCGAAAGGTGAAGTAGAAAGTGTAAGCCGTTATTTCAACATCAATACGCCGATTGAAACGGAAGGTAAAGGATTATTAAATGACGCTCTAAATATCTTCAACAACTGCAGCATTCTCGATAATTCATTAAAAAAATTAGGAATTATACCGGATATGAATGCAGGTCACAGCTTAGGTGAATGGTTGGCAGGTTACTCTTCTGAATTAGCAGAAGTAAATTCTGTAAAAGCTTTAATTGATGTTTTAAATCCTGAAACTTTTGAATTAAAAGATTCAAAATTCATCGCCATCGGAGCTGGAATTGAAAACATAAAACCCATTATCAAAGAAATTCAAAACGTATATATTTCCAACGATAATTGCCCGAATCAGGTGATTCTTTGCGGAAGTAATTCGGCTTTGGATGAATTGGTACCTGTATTAAAATCAAAACAGATATTTCATCAGATTTTGCCGTTCCAATCAGGTTTCCACTCTCCTTTTATCGCCGATAAACTGGATGTGATTTTAGCAGGAATGGAAAAAGCACAGTTTCAGCAGACAAAAATTCCGTTGTGGTCGGCAACGACGTTGGAACCTTATCCATCGGATCAGGACGCGATCAGAAAACTAAGCGCGGAACATCTTGTGGAACCTGTTCGTTTCCGTGAACTGACGGATAAATTATACGAAGAAGGGGCAAGATTTTTCATTCAGATCGGAACTGGTGGTTTGATTGGATTTATAGATGATACATTGAAAGGAAAAGCATTCAGTACCATTGCTTCCAGTGTGGCGACACGTTCTGCATTGGCTCAGTTTCAAAGAGTGGTTGCGGCTTTATTCGTGGAAGGAAAAACAGTTGCGCTGGACTTTTTAGATATTCAAAATCAATCCAAAAAATCATCAGGAAAAGGCATTAAACTGGAATTAGGTTCGCCGATTATCCGTGATTTTAAGGAAATTCAACATTTAGCAAAATCTATCGATACTTCAAAGCAAAAAGTAACTGCCGCAGTTGCAAAATCAGGGCATCCGCTTGTTCAGGCATTTCAGGATAACATCTCAGATATGATTAAAATGCAGGAAGAAGTTTTAACCTTATTTCAAGACCGTCCGAAAGTTTCAATTCCGAATGTGGTATTACCAAAATTTCAGGCTCCGATAAGCAAGAATTTTGAAAAAACTTTATACGTGACGTTGGAAACCCACCCTTACCTAATCGACCACAGCTTATTGAGACAGCCAAAAGGCTGGTATGAAGTTGCCGATATGGAACCTGTGATTCCAATGACGATGATTTTTGAGCAATTAGCAGAAATCGCACAAGCTGAAATTCCAGGAAGTCAGGTTCATAAAATCATGAATGTAAGCGTTTTCCAATGGATGAATGTCGCAAAACCTTTCGAAAAAACCGTAAAAGGAGAATGGCGATCTACCCATCACGCTTATTTAGATATTGAAAATTTTGTGAATGCTGAGGTTTTATTAACCTTATCTGCAAGAACAAATCCGACCTTCAATCTTTCCATCGGAGAAATATTGCCCATCGAAAGAACTCCCGAAGAAATCTACGAGATGCACATGTTTCATGGTGAAAAATATCAGGGAATTACGGAAGTTTCAAAGGTTGGAACAAAAGGAATTATCGGAAAAATCAAAGGAAACGGCGGAAAAGGTTCGTTGTTGGATAACGCTGGACAATTATTCGGACTTTGGCTTCAATTAACATTAACAAAAGACAGAATTGCTTTCCCAGTAAAAATCAAAGACATTGAATTTTTCGGAGATCTACATGATCAGGACGGCGTTTTCGAATGCACCTGTAGTCTGACTGAAATGAATAACGAATTTGCAATCGGAGATATTCTTTTAACTAAAAACGGAAAAGTCTGGTGCAAAATTTCTGGCTGGCAAAACCGCCGTCTGGAAATCGATGCAGCGTTATGGAACGTTTCAATGTCGCCTTTGCACAACCGTCTTTCAGAAGAAATTGCTCCTGAAGTATTTTTCTTCCATCAGGCGTATTCAAGAGTCGCATCTTGGGATTTTATCCTGAAAAGATATTTCAATCAGACAGAAAAAGAGCATCATCAAACATTGCTTCCAAACAAAAGAAAAAGCTATATGGTAAGCCGTGTTGCGGTGAAAGATGCGGTGAGAAACCTTCTTAAAAAGGAAAAAAATCACCCTTGCTTCCCGATTACTTTTGAAATTGCTTCTGATGAGGTCGGAAAACCTTATGTAATCGGAGATTCAACGAAAGACATTTATATTTCTTTAGCACATAAAGGAAAAGATGCTGTCGGAATTGCAAAAAGCGGAAAACCTGTCGGAATTGACATGGAAATCATCGAAGAACGAAGCTCAGGATTCTACGATCTTGTCTTTACCGATAACGAATTAGCCTTATTAAAAGGAAAAGATCAGGCAGAATGGACCACCCGTTTCTGGGTAGCCAAAGAAGCCTACGGAAAATTCATCGGGACAGGATTGAGAGGAAACCCTAAAAACTTTGAAGTCGAAAAAATAACAGAAGATTCTTTATGGATCAATCAAACAGAAATCAAAACCATAAACCATAAAAATTATATCATAGGATGGACACTATAA